Proteins from a genomic interval of Orbaceae bacterium lpD02:
- the dksA gene encoding RNA polymerase-binding protein DksA: protein MKKEQKVNSSSLSLLAMANLEPYKEAVGEEYMNPKQLQHFRLILEAWLNQLRDEMGKTVSYMQDEAANFPDPADRATQEEEFSLELRARDRERKLIKKIEKTLLKIDSGDFGYCDSCGVEIGVKRLEARPTADLCIDCKTLAELREKQMGM, encoded by the coding sequence TTGAAAAAGGAACAGAAAGTAAATAGCTCTTCATTAAGCCTCCTTGCTATGGCTAACTTAGAGCCTTATAAAGAGGCGGTGGGCGAAGAGTATATGAACCCTAAGCAGCTACAACATTTTCGTCTCATTTTAGAGGCATGGTTAAACCAGCTTCGCGACGAAATGGGTAAAACAGTTAGCTATATGCAAGATGAAGCGGCTAATTTCCCAGATCCTGCTGATAGAGCTACCCAAGAAGAAGAGTTTAGCTTAGAGCTTAGAGCGAGAGACAGAGAACGCAAACTGATAAAGAAAATCGAAAAAACCTTATTAAAAATTGATAGTGGTGATTTTGGCTATTGTGATTCTTGTGGTGTGGAAATTGGTGTAAAACGTTTAGAAGCAAGACCAACAGCCGATCTTTGCATCGATTGTAAAACGCTTGCTGAATTACGTGAAAAACAGATGGGAATGTAA
- the folK gene encoding 2-amino-4-hydroxy-6-hydroxymethyldihydropteridine diphosphokinase, with the protein MSLAFIALGANLGEPLKQAQDAVKSVNSLRSTKVLEVSPFYRSKPLGPQDQPDYLNAVIKITTELSPIALLNALQKIEKDLGRVRKSNRWGPRTLDLDILLYDNIQINSENLTIPHYDMKNREFVLYPLFDLEPELVLPDHSLLSELISHLPLKGMTRWS; encoded by the coding sequence ATGTCGTTAGCATTTATTGCATTAGGAGCGAACTTAGGCGAGCCATTAAAACAAGCACAAGATGCAGTTAAATCGGTCAATTCATTACGATCGACCAAAGTGCTTGAAGTCTCCCCTTTTTATCGTAGCAAGCCTTTAGGACCACAAGATCAACCTGATTATTTAAATGCGGTAATAAAAATTACCACCGAGTTGTCACCTATCGCCCTATTAAATGCCTTGCAAAAAATTGAAAAAGACCTTGGTAGAGTTAGGAAATCCAATCGATGGGGGCCACGAACTCTCGATTTAGATATACTGCTGTACGATAATATACAGATAAATAGTGAAAATTTGACTATTCCTCACTATGATATGAAAAACCGTGAATTCGTGCTCTACCCACTCTTCGACCTCGAACCAGAATTAGTATTACCCGATCATAGCTTGTTGTCCGAACTAATTAGTCATCTACCATTAAAAGGGATGACCCGCTGGTCGTAA
- a CDS encoding SDR family NAD(P)-dependent oxidoreductase, translating to MNVAFVTGASAGFGEAICRKLIADGYKVIGSARRIDKLTTLATELGDNFLPLQLDVTQKDAVDNLLLSLPQGFKNIDILINNAGLALGMEPAYEANYDDWETMVHTNIIGLMHLTRVILPSMVERNFGYIINLGSTAGNYAYRGGNVYGATKAFVKQFSANLRTDLFGKKIRVTNIEPGLCGGTEFSNVRFHGDKAQAEAIYQNVNFITAEDIANTISWLVDTPAHFNVNSLEIMPVAQVAAGLAVSKDMT from the coding sequence ATGAATGTTGCTTTTGTAACTGGCGCCTCAGCCGGATTTGGTGAAGCTATTTGTCGTAAATTGATTGCTGATGGATATAAAGTTATAGGTAGTGCAAGGCGTATAGATAAACTAACCACTTTAGCTACTGAGCTTGGGGATAATTTTTTACCGTTACAATTAGATGTAACACAAAAAGATGCGGTCGATAACCTACTATTAAGCCTACCGCAAGGCTTTAAAAATATTGATATCTTAATTAATAATGCAGGATTAGCGCTAGGAATGGAGCCTGCATATGAAGCAAATTATGATGATTGGGAGACGATGGTTCATACTAATATCATCGGCTTAATGCATTTAACACGGGTTATTCTCCCCAGTATGGTTGAACGTAATTTTGGCTATATTATTAATTTGGGCTCTACAGCAGGTAATTACGCTTATCGAGGTGGTAATGTCTATGGTGCAACTAAAGCTTTTGTTAAACAATTTAGTGCCAATTTACGTACTGATTTATTCGGTAAAAAAATACGTGTAACCAATATCGAGCCAGGATTATGTGGTGGTACCGAATTTTCCAATGTAAGATTTCATGGCGATAAAGCACAAGCTGAAGCTATTTATCAAAATGTTAATTTTATTACTGCGGAAGATATTGCTAACACCATTTCATGGCTAGTTGATACACCTGCACATTTTAATGTTAACTCATTAGAAATCATGCCAGTTGCTCAAGTAGCAGCTGGGCTTGCGGTATCTAAAGATATGACATAA